ATGAATAAAACAAACATCTCCTATTGACGTTCTAGGTCCTTTAGATTCAATCATCATTCCTACTACTCGGCTGACTTTCCCGTACCGTTTAAAAGAAGATGTGCGCGGGATTTCATGAATGAGTTGTGCGACTTTCATGTTTACTCCCCTCTAACAAACGTTCTTTTAATTTTTTCTTCATTTCCATTAACTGACTATCAAAAGAAGCAACAAGACGCCCATAAGAGGAATCGATGACACAATCCATTTCCTGAAGATTTTCATCTGCATAAATAAACAGCCCGGTTTCTCCGTTTAATAAATCGAACAGTTCTCGTTTATGTTCACATACATATGCATATTTTTTGGGAGAAACAAAAAGCTGGATTTCTTTATGTTCTCTAACTTCTTTTAAAGACCTTGCAACAAGTGATAAAAATGATTCATCTCTTTGAAGCTGCTCATTTAAAAGCGTTTCTGCTAGGGTGAAACCTAATTCAAAAATGACTTCTTCAGATTGATTTATATATTCGTAGTACTGATTCTTTGTTTCGTCAACAATGTTTCGCGACATGGCTAATACATGTTCGTACTCTTGTTTCCCTTGAAGCAGCCCTTCTTCGTACCCTTCTTCATAGCCGCGTTTTTTTTCTTGTTGAAACAGCAGCACCTTCTCTTCTTCCCACTGCTTTTTCAAATGTTCAACTTCGTTTTGAGCTTGTTTGCGGTAAGCGTCTGCCTCGGCCTTTATCATTTCAGCTTCACTATGCGCTTGTTCAATAACGTGCTGTGCATTTTCTTGCTGAAGATGTTCTTCTGTCGGCTCATCTTGTATCGGAAAACCAAATGGAATGACTTGAATGTGCTTAGCATTTTCGTCTGAAAGTTTGTTCGTATAAGTTGATTTAATGATATTAGACAATAATATCGTCTCCTCCACCTCGAGCTAGTACAATTTCACCAGCATCTTCTAAACGTCTAATTGCAGCAACGATACGTGACTGGGCTTCCTCTACATCTTTCAAACGCACAGGGCCCATAAATTCCATTTCTTCTTTAAACGTTTCCACCATACGGCTAGACATATTTTTAAAAATAATAGATTTCACTTCTTCACTTGCTACTTTTAAGCTCAACAATAAATCATCATTTTCTACATCTCGTATCACACGCTGAATAGAACGGTTATCGAGCGTTACGATATCCTCAAATACAAACATTCGCTGTTTGATTTCTTCTGCTAATGCCGGATCTTGAATTTCAAGCGTATCAATAATAATTTTTTCAGTCGCTCGGTCCACTCCATTTAATACTTCAACTACTGCTTCTAAACCACCTGTTTGGGTATAATCTTGGGTAACGGTAGCTGAAAGCTTTCTCTCTAAAATTTGCTCCACTTCATTAATGACTTCCGGAGACGTACTTCCCATCGTTGCAATCCGCCTTGCAATATCCGCTTGCCTTTCCTGAGGCAGTGATGATAAGATTTGTCCTGCCTGCGGCGGTTCTAAGTAAGATAAAATAAGGGCAATCGTCTGAGGATGCTCATGCTGAATAAAATTTAACAGCTGCATAGGATCAGCTTTTCTGGCAAAGTCAAACGGACGAACTTGCAAAGAAGAAGTTAATCGATTGATAATCATCATAGCCTGCTCTGGTCCAAGTGCTTTTTCTAACACCTGTTTCGCATAGCTTACTCCTCCTTTTTCAAGGTAGTTTTGAGCAAGCGTTATTTGTTCAAACTCATGAAGCACAGCTTCTTTTAGGGACGGCTCTACCTTTCTCACTGAAGAAATTTCAAGCGTTAGTTGCTCAATTTCATCTTCACTGAGATGTTTATAGATAGAAGCTGATACATCCGGACCGAGAGAAATCAACAAAATTGCTGCTTTTTGCTTTCCAGTTAACTCATTTTTTTGCATAGCCTTTACCATTAGCTTTCCTCCTAATCCTCACTAATCCATGTTCGTAGCAGCTTTGCAAACTCTTCTGGGTCTTGCTTCGCTAACGTTTCAAGATTGCTTTTTGTTTGCTGTTCAGCACTTAAAACAGGGGCTTTTTGTGCCGCTTCATATGCTTCAAAAGTTTCATCATACTCTTCATCATATTCGTCTTCATCTAAGTCTTGACGCCTTTTCCTAACCAACAGCACAATAAGAACAACAATAATAAGCAGCAGTGCTCCTCCGATTATATACATCCACAATGGAATCGAACTTGCTGTGCTGTCAGCTGTTTCTTGTCCATTAAACGGCTGAACGGAAACGGTAATCTTATCGCTGACCGCGTTATCCGAGAGAGCTTTCGTATTTGCATCTTTTGAAATAGAAGTACGGACAATTGTACCTAACATTTTTTGAACGTCTGACTCAAGTGTATCGGACACTTGTGATTTCCCTTTTGCATTGGAGGGATCTATCATTACTTGAATGCCAAGGTCTTGAATTTTGTATGGACTTTCAACGATTTCTTTATGAATTCGATTCACTTCATAATTAATACGTTCTTCGTTTTTTTCGTAGTCTCCGTCTCCACTTGCTGTGCTAGATGAGTAATTTGTTGTATCTTCTTCTCCTGTTCCAGCAACGCCTCCATCTTGAGCATTTTTACCAGAAAATGTTTCATTGATTTTTTCAGCGCTAACGGCAATTCCTTGCATATTATCTTTATCAACAGGCTCTACTAGCTTTTCTTCGCGATTTTCCTGTGTAAAATCAAGATCTGCTGTAACAGAGACCATTACTTTGTCTTGACCGACCAGTCTTCCTAGCATTTGCTGTACTTGACGCTGAATATCCCGCTCAACTTCTTTTTTCGCTTCGTTCTGCGAAGCAAATGAGCTAGAAGCTGAATCCGTTTCATTTCCTTTTAAATCAAAGTACTCAAAATATTGGTTCATAATGACGATATTATCTGTAGGAAGGTTTGGCACACTTTTGGATACTAAATGATAAAGAGATTTAATTTGCTGATCATCAAATTTATAACCAGCCTTTGTATTAAGCACAATCGATGCAGAGGCTTCTCCCTGCTTTTCATTCGCCCATACACTTTCATTGGGAAGGGTAATCATCACTTTTGCATCGTTGACTCCTTGAATGTTTTTCATTAAGTTAGCCAATTCAGTTTGCATCGCATCGAGTTTTAACACATCAAATTCATTGTCTGTCATACCAAAGCTCGCATTTTTCCCAAAAAACGAATAGTCGATACTTCCGCTATCAGGAATTCCTTGTGCAGCTAAATCAACTTTTAGCGAGTCAACGCTTTGTTCAGGCACCGAAATGGTTGTTCCATTATCAGAGATTTCTGAAGGAACGCTTCTAGCATCAAGCTCTGCTTTGATTTGTCCTGTTTCTTGAGCCGATAGATTGCTATAAAGAGGGACAAATTTATCTTTGTTTAAGAAAACAGATGCTAAACTAATGACTAGAATAGCCGCAAGAGGAGCAGCGATAAGGGCTATTTTCTGTCCTTTTTTGCGGTTATTCCAAAAGACTTTCATCTTATCTCGATAAAGAGCTATTCTTTCATTCATGGTATTCCTCCGGTTATTACTATTTTCATTTTCTTTAATAACCGCTCAATTACATTTGCATTCTCATCATTTCCTGATAGGCTTCAACAGCTTTATTGCGTATTTCAAGAGCCGTTTGCATCGTAATACTTGCTTTTTGAGCAGTAATCATTACATCTTGGAGTTCGACATTTTCTCCTTTAGCAAGCTTTTCAGTCGCTATATCCGAAGCGCGTTGAGCATTGTTTAACTCATTGATTGAGTCTTTTAAAAACGTTGAAAACTGTTGAGTTGTTTGTCCAGTGCCAGTCGAAGCGGCTGTTTTTGCTATTGCTATTTGATTGCTGATACCATTAATCATTTTATCGCTCCTTTATTTTCCAATTTCTAACGCCTTTGTTAATATACTTTTGTTTGTATTAATGACCGTCACGTTTGCTTCATAGGATCGAGTAGCACTAATTAAATCCGTCATTTCCTTTAAGGGATCTACGTTCGGCATCTGCACGTACCCTTGGTCATTAGCATCTGGATGCGTCGGATTATATACTAAATTAAAAGGAGTATTATCTTCTACGATATCTGTGACTTTTACACCATTGTTTTGACTTTTATTGATTTCAGAGTGTAAGAGAGACGAAAAAGAAGGCGAACGATCAGACTGCATGACAACCATTTTTCTTTTGTAAGGCTGCCACTCACCATTAACGTACGTCCCTCTTGTCGTTTCAGCATTCGCCATGTTAGATGAAACAACGTCCATCCTTAAACGATTGGCAGTTAAAGCTGAAGATGTAATATTCATATTTTGAAAAATAGTCAAACTTATCTCCCCCCTCTAATGACTGTTTGAAGAGAATTAAATTTTCCGTTTAAACGATCTACTAGCGCCTCATAGTAAATTTGATTTTCAGCCATATCCGCCATCTCTTTATCCATATCCACATTGTTTCCATTTGCTTGATAGGAAGTGTTTCCTTGCTGGGTAATCACTCGCTGGGATGAATCGGAAAATGGGATATGTTTTGAATCAGTCTGATATGCTTCTAACTCGTTATGTAATAAATCTCGAAATTCACTCGTACGCGATACTGTTTTCGATTTATAATTTGGAGTATCAACGTTTGCGATATTTTGTGCAATCGTCTGCTGCTTTTGTGACGCGTAGCTAATTCCATTTTCAATTGTTTGAAAAGTAGTTGAAAACAAACTCAATTCTTACACCTGCTTACCTATTCTATTTTTCTCAAAAATGAGACAAATTTCGACTTTAGTACCATAGAACTTATTGTAAGAAAAACTTCATGCAATGTCTATCCTTTTTTAAGAACTTTTGGACTATAAACCAAAATTTTCATTCGATTTCCAAGCATATTTTAACATCAATGCTGTACTTTAGCTCTATTTTTTTAATTTAAAATCAAAATGCATACCATAAGTCCTGAACAATATGTAATAAAAGTAACGATTTGTAATCAACTAGTATCTTTTTACTATTTAAAGATTCTATAATATAATTTTTAGATTTTTATATGAAGTTTGTTAAAGATTTATAAAAATAGTGAACGAATCGTCTTAACCCAGAGCGAACCTTTTCATACTGAGAGCATATAAAAAAAGCACACGGGCTTTGCCCGTGTGCTTTTTGGTTCATAAACTTAGTTAGATTTTAATTTTTCAAGCTCTACTAAGAATTTGTTGTTAAGAACTTTAATGTAAGTTCCTTTCATTCCTAGCGAACGTGATTCGATAACGCCAGCACTTTCTAATTTACGTAGCGCATTTACGATTACTGAACGTGTAATTCCAACGCGGTCAGCAATTTTACTTGCGACTAATAGTCCTTCATTTCCATTTAACTCTTCAAAGATGTGCTCAATAGCTTCTAACTCACTGTATGATAATGAGCTAATTGCCATTTGTACAACAGCTTTGCTACGCGCTTCTTCTTCAATCTCTTCTGCTTTTTCACGAAGAATTTCCATACCTACTACCGTTGCACCGTATTCAGCAAGGATTAAATCATCGTCTTCGAACTGACGGTCTAAACGAGATAGTACAAGCGTACCTAGACGCTCTCCGCCTCCGATAATTGGAACGATTGTTGTTAGTCCTGCATCAAATAAGTCTTTATTTTCAACTGGGAAAGCTGTATATTGACTTTCAATGTTTAAATTAGAAGATGTTTCTTGAATGTTAAATAGGCTTTGAGTATATTCTTCTGGGAACTGGCGTGCTTCTAACATATCTTTCATGCGCGCATTCTCAATTTGCTGTTTAACAGCGATTCCTAATAATTTACCGCGACGACTTACTACGAATACGTTTGATTCGATCACTTCGCAAAGTGTTTCAGCCATTTCTTTAAAGTTTACTGGTTTACCAGCTGCTTTTTGTAGCATTGCATTAATCTTTCTAGTTTTCCCTAATAAATCCATTAGTACTCTTCCTCCTGCGATTTCAGTTCTATAAAATAAATTGACTCAAATCTTTGTTTTTAGCGATTTTTTCTAATTTTTCTTCCACATACTGCGGAGTAATCACAATTTTCTCTAATGTTACTTCTGGTGCTTCAAACGATAAATCCTCTAGCAAACGTTCTAAAATCGTATGAAGCCTTCTTGCACCAATATTGTCTGTATCTTGATTTACCTGATATGCAATTTCTGCAATCTTACGTATAGCATCGTCAGAAAATTCAATTTGTATACCTTCAGTTTCCAATAATGCCGCATATTGCTTTAATAACGCATTATCTGGCTCTACTAAAATGTTTATAAAATCTTCAACGGTTAGCTTCGTTAATTCAACGCGAATTGGGAATCGACCTTGCAATTCTGGAATTAAATCCGACGGTTTTGATACATGGAAAGCACCAGCTGCTACAAATAAAACATGATCAGTTTTGACTGCACCATATTTGGTAACAATCGTTGATCCTTCTACAATTGGTAAAATATCTCGCTGCACGCCTTCACGTGAAACATCAGCGGAAGATGAATTACCACTTTTTTGAGCAATTTTATCAATTTCGTCAATGAAAATAATTCCGTATTGTTCTGCACGATTCACAGCTTCTTGCGTCACTTCATCCATATCAATCAATTTTTGCGCTTCTTCATTTGTTAATACTTTTCGTGCATCTTTAACAGTAAGTTTGCGCTTTTTTTGTTTTTTAGGCATAAAATTGCTTAAGGCATCCTGCATGTTCATGCCCATTTGTTCCATACCCGAACCTTGTAACATATCAAACATAGAAGGCTGTTGCTCTTCTACTTCAATTGTGACATAATGATTTTCAAGCTCTCCTAGAGCAAGCTGATGAGCAATCTGCTTGCGCTTCGTTGCAATATTCGTTTCCTCATCTTGATCAGGATCTGCATCGCTTGACTGTGTACCGTTTGAAAAAATCATTTCAAACGGATTTTTAAACGATTGCTGCTTCTTTTTGCTTGGAACAAGAAGCTCCACTATCCGCTTGTTTGCATTTTCTTCTGCACGATCACGCACGCCGTTCATTTTTTCTTCTTTCACAAGTCGAACTGACGTTTCCACTAAATCACGAACCATTGATTCCACATCGCGTCCTACATATCCAACTTCCGTAAATTTTGTTGCCTCAACCTTAATAAAAGGTGCACCGACAAGCTTAGCTAAGCGGCGTGCAATCTCGGTTTTACCCACACCTGTAGGACCAATCATTAAAATGTTTTTCGGCACAACTTCATCACGTAAAGATTCGTCTAGCAGACCGCGGCGATAGCGATTTCTCAGCGCAACAGCGACCGCTTTCTTTGCCTTCGTTTGACCAATAATATACTGATCGAGCTTTTCTACAATTTGTCGAGGTGTTAAATGAGAATTCATAAAAAAATCCCCTTTCCTACAGTTCTTCTACAATAATATGATCATTTGTATAAACACATATCTCACTTGCTACATCTAAAGCTGCTTTTGCAATTTCTTTAGCTGTTAAATGTTCGCCTGCATGTTGTTTTAATGCACGTCCCGCTGATAAAGCATAATTTCCGCCTGATCCAATTGCTAAAATGCCGTCGTCCGGTTCAATAACTTCACCCGTTCCTGAT
The genomic region above belongs to Priestia megaterium and contains:
- the codY gene encoding GTP-sensing pleiotropic transcriptional regulator CodY, whose amino-acid sequence is MDLLGKTRKINAMLQKAAGKPVNFKEMAETLCEVIESNVFVVSRRGKLLGIAVKQQIENARMKDMLEARQFPEEYTQSLFNIQETSSNLNIESQYTAFPVENKDLFDAGLTTIVPIIGGGERLGTLVLSRLDRQFEDDDLILAEYGATVVGMEILREKAEEIEEEARSKAVVQMAISSLSYSELEAIEHIFEELNGNEGLLVASKIADRVGITRSVIVNALRKLESAGVIESRSLGMKGTYIKVLNNKFLVELEKLKSN
- the flgB gene encoding flagellar basal body rod protein FlgB, which produces MSLFSTTFQTIENGISYASQKQQTIAQNIANVDTPNYKSKTVSRTSEFRDLLHNELEAYQTDSKHIPFSDSSQRVITQQGNTSYQANGNNVDMDKEMADMAENQIYYEALVDRLNGKFNSLQTVIRGGR
- the fliG gene encoding flagellar motor switch protein FliG, with translation MVKAMQKNELTGKQKAAILLISLGPDVSASIYKHLSEDEIEQLTLEISSVRKVEPSLKEAVLHEFEQITLAQNYLEKGGVSYAKQVLEKALGPEQAMMIINRLTSSLQVRPFDFARKADPMQLLNFIQHEHPQTIALILSYLEPPQAGQILSSLPQERQADIARRIATMGSTSPEVINEVEQILERKLSATVTQDYTQTGGLEAVVEVLNGVDRATEKIIIDTLEIQDPALAEEIKQRMFVFEDIVTLDNRSIQRVIRDVENDDLLLSLKVASEEVKSIIFKNMSSRMVETFKEEMEFMGPVRLKDVEEAQSRIVAAIRRLEDAGEIVLARGGGDDIIV
- the hslU gene encoding HslU--HslV peptidase ATPase subunit, with product MNSHLTPRQIVEKLDQYIIGQTKAKKAVAVALRNRYRRGLLDESLRDEVVPKNILMIGPTGVGKTEIARRLAKLVGAPFIKVEATKFTEVGYVGRDVESMVRDLVETSVRLVKEEKMNGVRDRAEENANKRIVELLVPSKKKQQSFKNPFEMIFSNGTQSSDADPDQDEETNIATKRKQIAHQLALGELENHYVTIEVEEQQPSMFDMLQGSGMEQMGMNMQDALSNFMPKKQKKRKLTVKDARKVLTNEEAQKLIDMDEVTQEAVNRAEQYGIIFIDEIDKIAQKSGNSSSADVSREGVQRDILPIVEGSTIVTKYGAVKTDHVLFVAAGAFHVSKPSDLIPELQGRFPIRVELTKLTVEDFINILVEPDNALLKQYAALLETEGIQIEFSDDAIRKIAEIAYQVNQDTDNIGARRLHTILERLLEDLSFEAPEVTLEKIVITPQYVEEKLEKIAKNKDLSQFIL
- the fliF gene encoding flagellar basal-body MS-ring/collar protein FliF; protein product: MNERIALYRDKMKVFWNNRKKGQKIALIAAPLAAILVISLASVFLNKDKFVPLYSNLSAQETGQIKAELDARSVPSEISDNGTTISVPEQSVDSLKVDLAAQGIPDSGSIDYSFFGKNASFGMTDNEFDVLKLDAMQTELANLMKNIQGVNDAKVMITLPNESVWANEKQGEASASIVLNTKAGYKFDDQQIKSLYHLVSKSVPNLPTDNIVIMNQYFEYFDLKGNETDSASSSFASQNEAKKEVERDIQRQVQQMLGRLVGQDKVMVSVTADLDFTQENREEKLVEPVDKDNMQGIAVSAEKINETFSGKNAQDGGVAGTGEEDTTNYSSSTASGDGDYEKNEERINYEVNRIHKEIVESPYKIQDLGIQVMIDPSNAKGKSQVSDTLESDVQKMLGTIVRTSISKDANTKALSDNAVSDKITVSVQPFNGQETADSTASSIPLWMYIIGGALLLIIVVLIVLLVRKRRQDLDEDEYDEEYDETFEAYEAAQKAPVLSAEQQTKSNLETLAKQDPEEFAKLLRTWISED
- the fliH gene encoding flagellar assembly protein FliH; translation: MSNIIKSTYTNKLSDENAKHIQVIPFGFPIQDEPTEEHLQQENAQHVIEQAHSEAEMIKAEADAYRKQAQNEVEHLKKQWEEEKVLLFQQEKKRGYEEGYEEGLLQGKQEYEHVLAMSRNIVDETKNQYYEYINQSEEVIFELGFTLAETLLNEQLQRDESFLSLVARSLKEVREHKEIQLFVSPKKYAYVCEHKRELFDLLNGETGLFIYADENLQEMDCVIDSSYGRLVASFDSQLMEMKKKLKERLLEGSKHESRTTHS
- the flgC gene encoding flagellar basal body rod protein FlgC codes for the protein MTIFQNMNITSSALTANRLRMDVVSSNMANAETTRGTYVNGEWQPYKRKMVVMQSDRSPSFSSLLHSEINKSQNNGVKVTDIVEDNTPFNLVYNPTHPDANDQGYVQMPNVDPLKEMTDLISATRSYEANVTVINTNKSILTKALEIGK
- the fliE gene encoding flagellar hook-basal body complex protein FliE is translated as MINGISNQIAIAKTAASTGTGQTTQQFSTFLKDSINELNNAQRASDIATEKLAKGENVELQDVMITAQKASITMQTALEIRNKAVEAYQEMMRMQM